The Nicotiana tomentosiformis chromosome 2, ASM39032v3, whole genome shotgun sequence genome includes the window AAGTGGTTCCGATATCAACGCTCACTACATCGAAGGAACCGAATTATGGCGTTGATCCAaaagccaaatagcaattactGATTCCGGTAACGATCCGATCAGATAAGCAAAAGACATACGAAGACGACGATTATGGGGTTCCCCGATCTTTTATaatccccgatgactccgacgcaacCAAATCGATAGTCGAAGAGCTAGAATAGGTTGTATTAATCAAGcatttgcccgaacgaaaggtaaaCCTAGGCACGGGACTAACTCCCGAGCTAagaaaaaaacttattcaatttcttatagtcaacatagattattttgcttgatcccatcttgatatgaaagggatcccaccagaagtaaccactcacaaactaagcaTGGACCCAAAAATtaacccggtcaagcagaagaagAGGACCCGgtctgaggtcaaacatgctttcatcaaggacgaggtatctaaactcctaaaaatagggtccattcgagaggttaaatacccggattggttagcaaatgtagcggtagtccctaaaaaagggaataaattaagaatgtgtgtagattacaaagatttgaataaagcatgtcccaaagactcttttcctttgctcaacatcgatcatatgatcgatgccacggccaaccacgagatcctcagttttctcgatgcctattccgagtacaaccaaatacggatggacccaggtgattaggaaaaaacctccttcatcaccaAAAATGgcacatactgttataatgtaatgccgtttggattaaaaaatgccggtgccacctaccaacgcttagtaaatcggatattcgaagaacaaataggaaaatcgatggaagtttacattgaaaATTTGTTGGTTAAATCCCTGCGAGCataggaccatttaaaacatttgcaggaaaccttcagtatattgaagaagtacaacatgaagctgaacccgaaaaAATGCACGTTCGTAGTCGGGTCAGGtaaatttctcggattcatggtatccaaccggggaatcgagatcaaccccgacaagatcaaagttATTGaagatatcacggtagtggacaatgtgaaggccgtgcaaaggttAACCGAGCGCATTGCCGCcttggggcgattcatctcgaggtccttaTGGACCCCAGAATGTCaatttttgaagaagaaaaataacttctcatggaccccggaatgtcaaCGAGCTCTAGAGGAGCTCAAAATATACTTCTCAAGCCCACTgctgcttcacacaccaaagacGGATGAACGACTAtacttatatttggcagtatcagagataacggtaagtggagtcctagtccgtgAAGAACGAGGTATGCAATTtccgatttattatgttagccaGACCTTGGGTGAGGCCGAGACTAGATACTCCCAcgtggaaaaattggcgctcgctttgctaagtgcctcgaggaagctaaaaccatacttctaatgttaccccatatgtgtcgtaactacttacccgttaaggaacgttatgcataaacccaaactctggggccgattggccaaataggccgtagaagtaagcgggtacgatattgaatatcaaccTCAGACCGCCATTAAGTCCCAAATATTGGCAGATTTCGTGGCCGATTTTACACCGGCCCTGATGCCctaggtcgaaagagagttattgattAACTCAGGGATaccttcgggaatctggaccctctttacagacgggGCCTCGAACTCCAAAGGGTCTAGACTTGGTATCATACTAAAGCCATCAGaaggtaatataattagacaatctattaagaatgtgaaattgactaacaacgaggccgaatatgaggccatcaTTATAGGCCTTgaattagccaaaagcttgggagtAAAGGTGAtctcgaagccaagtgcgactccctccttgtggtaaaccaagttaacggaacATTTGAGGCTAGAGAAGagcgaatgcagagatacttagACAAGTTACAAGTGagattacatcggttcaaagagtggactttgcaacatgtacctcgggatcaaaacagcaaagacgatgccctcgctaacttgggatcgttgGTCGAAGAAGACGAGCTTAAATTAGAAgaggtcgtacaacttatgagatcggtagtggaagaaggccatgccaaaATCAACTCGATGagcttaacttgggactggaggaataaatACGTGGAATATATCAGGACCGGAAATATACCATCGgacccaaaagaatcgagggctctGCGTACCAAGGCAGTCAAGTTTAGTTTATCTAAGGATGAAACCTTAGTCAGAAGAATATTTGATGGATCGATGGAAATATGATTAGGACCAGGGGATACCGaatacgttttgagggaaatctacgaaggtacctgtggaaatcactcgggcgccgaatcattggttcgaaaaataatcagagttgGTTACTACTGGATCaacatggaaaaagacgcaaaggagtttgttcgaaaatgcgatGTATGCCAAAGGCATGCCCCGATGATTCATCGGGCAGGAGAGCCGTTACATTCGATATTGTCGaacgttcatgaaatgggggatggacatcgtcggccccctccctcGGGCACTCGGcaaggctcagtttattttatttatggctgattatttctctaagtgggtggaagcacaTGCATATGAAAAGATCATGGAAAAAGAAGTCACAATTTCGGGATACCGGCCGAAATTATGTGCGACAACGGGAAATAATTTATTGGCAGGAAAGTAAATAAGTTTCtcaaagaccataagatcaaaaggatattATCGACTCCCtgtcaccctagtgggaatggacaagctgAGTCTACCAACAAACCCATACTCCAAAGCCTtaaaaagaggttaaccgacgcaaaaggaaaatggaagaaaattctacctgaggtcctatgggcataccgcacaacctcgaaatccagtaccggggccaccccgttctctttggtttatggcaccgaagctttaATACCGGTTGAGGTCGGGCAGCCAAGCATTAGATTCCGACATGCAACAAgggaatcaaatgacgaggctatgagtgcgagcctggaactattagatgaaaggcgcgaagccgcccttGTCCATTTGGCCgtccaaaaatagcggatcgagagatattataatcaaagggccaaccttcgatatTTTAATACTAGGGACTTAGTATTAAGAAAATTTACACTGAACAaccgaaacccgaacgaagggaaactGGGGCCGAACTAGaaaggaccgtaccaaattatcgGATCAccagaaaaggatcctacaagctcggaacaatgaacgacgagcaattaccaaacaactggaatatatcTCACTTAAAACGATATTATTACTAAGGTACTACCCCaattcttttttctattttttttttacatttcagATTGACACTTGCAGGCAACTTACAAAGGATGATACGAGGTCCTAGGTCTGAAAACActcgttgcactcttttttcgttgaaccggttttatcccaaatggggttttttccggcaagatttttaacgaggcaacaagtaaaCAATGTTAACTTAGAATGATCACGACAGCATTCGAGGCCTCTCATCGGTCAACCTCGAACACTTGGGGGTAATATTCTCGGGTATCGGTTATTTTACAAGGCATTTCGACTTAAGGCATTTCGAGTTCGTGATTAAAGGGCTTCGATCAACGAGATTTATTGTgagggccaaacggtcaattgAACCATGCCCACTCAAAtcactcgagccctggcacaaaacgtGTATACATGTACGACTATTATGCATAGGAATAAAAAATGAGACTCTTCTTTGCAGATAAACGTCTCGTCTTCAAAAATGTCACTTGCAATTTTTCAAAGAATTTCCTACACCCGATCCCCTTAAGATATCAAAGGCCACcttattccgagttcgaacattcactgcACTCGGGGACTGTGAGCATGCCCGAACTCaacggctaaggccattccgagttaataaaactcgagggcataaagcttatttagCATGCCCGAACTCAATGGCTAAGGACGTtcagagttaataaaactcgagggcataaagcttatttggcatgcccgAACTCAACGGCTAAGACCATTCATAGTTAATAAAACTTGAggtcatgaagcttatttggcatgcccgAACCCAACAACTAAGGCcgttctgagttaataaaactcgagggcacaaagcttatttggcattgcccgaacttAATGGCTAAAGCCATTTCGAGTTAACAAAACTCGAGGGaaaaaagcttatttggcatgcccgaactcaacggctaaggccattccgatttaataaaactcgagggcacaaagcttatttggcatttcccgaatttaacggctaaggccattccgagttaataaaactagagggcataaagcttatttggcatgcccgAACTCAACagctaaggccgttccgagttaataaaactcgagggcacaaagcttatttggcatctCCCAAACTTAACGGCTAaagccattccgagttaataaaactcaaaggcataaagcttatttggcatgcccgaactcaacggctaaggccattccgagttaataaaactcgagagcATACAACTTATTTCGCATGCCCGAACTCAACGGCTAAGGCCATTCTGAGTTAATAAAATGCGAGGgcaaaaagcttatttggcatgtcCGAACTCAACGGCTAAggtcgttccgagttaataaaactcgagggcatgaagcttatttggcatgcccgAACCCAATGtctaaggccgttccgagttaataaaactcgagggcacaaagcttatttggaatcACCCGAACTTAACAGCTAAGCCCATTCCAAGCTAATAAAACTTGAGgacataaagcttatttggcatgctCGAACTCaacggctaaggccattccgagttaataaaattcgaggacataaagcttatttggcatccCCGAACTCAAcggctaaggccgttccgagttaataaaactcgagggcataaatcTTATTTGGCATGCCCGAACTCAACGGCTAAGGCCATtcagagttaataaaactcgagggcatgaagcttatttggcatgcccgAACTCAACGACTAAGGCCCTTCCGATTTcataaaactcgagggcacaaagcttatttggcatcgcCCAAACTTAACGGCTAAatccattccgagttaataaaactcgagggcacaaagcttatttggcattgctcgaatttaatggctaaggccattccgagttaataaaactcgagggcatgaagcttatttcgCATTGCCCGAACTTTACGACAAAgaccattccgagttaataaaactcgagggcatgaagcttatctggcattgcccgaacttaacggctaaggccattccgagttaataacactcgaggacATAATGCTTATTATTAGGGAAAAATCTTCGGTAACACCGAGCCCCTACAAAGCCTTAACACAAAGTAAAgacaaggtttgttcgaaccttcgaacataacctaatcattttatgctaaggcatttcgacctTTGCGAATACAAATAAAGCAAGGGAAAGATTCAAAAAACTATGAAAagccttttatatatatatatatattaaaatctcTTTACAAAGGCTAAATAGACCCGTTACATGTTATACAAAGTGCCTTGACAAAAAAATAGTACAAAAATTTTAAATGGCCTAATCTTCACCGGGGGCTGCGTCATCACCTTCGGGACCTTCTTCATCACCGGACTCGCCCGACTCTTCAGATGCCTTAGAATCCTCCTTGGGAAAAGCTAGCCTCTGAGCATTGGTTTCACATGTCTTGGCGTTCTCGATTTTGGTCAATACGTCGAAAttctgagcatggactccctcgagggtctccctttgGGATTCCCACCTCGCATGCTTCACCATGTTTTTAGCCTGCTCTTGGATAGCCTCGACATCAACTTGAGTTGGGCCACTTTTTTATTAGCTTCGCTCCGGGCCGTAATAACTTCTTACTTGGCAGCCTCGAGCTCGTTGGCCAGATTCTCTTGACTAGAAACTGCCGAGCTTAGCTGAGATTGGAGTCCCTTAATCATTTTGGCCTGTGCCGAGTTCTTCTCCTTTGCAGCCCGAAGCTGAGCCTCAACAGAAGCCAACTATGTCCGGGTAGCCTCTTTCTCCGAGGCTAAGCGATCTATATTGTTTCTTCCATTCTTCGGTCTCGACTTTGACATCATCCATCTCCTCTCGGAGTTGCTTGATCACATCAAGTTTTTTTTGAACCTGCGGGCAAGGATAATTATCTACTAAGTCTGACtaatcatcactaacttcaaaacTATTCTTACCTGCTTGATCAGGTCAGAATGTTCCCTACGAGCCGCCTCCAGCTCAGCTTAAGATTTTTCATTAAGGAGCTTATAAGCATCCCTTTTTTTAGCAAACTCCCGAGTCTCGGCCTCAAGACGCTTGAACTCTTCCCGATTTCGGATAAaggcctcgtgatgaagcaccgaggcctgcaaactCAAAGGAAGATGTTAGGATTATTCACTATTAAATCTAAGTATATAATAAAAGGACATTCGAAGTTACCCAATTCAGCgcctgttgagcttcgttgaacaggcaagGTGCTtccacctcattcatttttgcTTGATCCTCTTCGATCACCAAACATCGAAGGTAACTAGCGACCCCCACCGGGGCAGAGAGAACCCAGGCGTCCTCCGAAACGGACATGAAGATTGAACGTCTCTGAGTAGAATCGACACTCGGAGCGAGGAACTGGTTTATTTATTTTGGGCTCGAGGAAGACCCGTTATCTCCCGAGGACAGTATCTTCCTTGGTACCGGTAAATCACCCAAACCGGTAACATCATCAGAAGCAGTGGAATCTAAGTTGTCGAAGAAATTATTAAAAGAATTGACTGCTCCTTGGGCCCCTTCGTCGAGGTGACCTTTCAGCGCATGGGCCTCGTTTATTATGGAATTCGTAAACGAAGGCGACCCAGAAAGGTCAATCACCCCAATTGCCTCCTTGGGGGCATTATCTTCTGACCGAGATACACCGGTTACGTTTTCTTTTTCGACCTCGCTAGATCGAGGCAAATCGGTCACTTCGGCCACTGTTTCTTCTACGGCCTCCATGGCTCGAGGCATTTCGAAGCCGCTTCTCATGTGGGCCACTAATTCAGAATTTTCTTCTTCCTCAGACTCATCCCTCAACCGATTGAGTGAGTCCGATGAAAGTTCTCGGGCGCTGGTTTTCTTAGGTTTCTGCGCAGGTCGCTTCCTAGGTCTTTTCCTTTCAGGGGCCGAGGGACTTAGAGCTTTTCCTTTCCTCTTCTCTTTGCCCTGCTTTGAAGCAGGAGGATCGACGTGTATATCATCGTCAGATGATGGAGGCCTCATCTCGACGTCCTTTCCTAAGCCTACAAAATGAAAATATAACGGATCAGGGACTGATGATGAATAAATGAGATCAGATGTACTATTAGGGAAAAACCCTTACCATGATTACGTgcttcccatcggcccttcgagagctcacGCCACAAGCGTTCGGAATAAGGTCTCTGTGTTGAAATACCCTCGACCCGCTCTTTAAGTTAGGGAACGGGGTTCGACATCTGGACAACAACTGCATCACATATCATCAATGAGAAACCAAACAGAATGAAAAGCAACAAAAGGAATACTGAAGGTAAAGTTAAACTTACGTtttatattccatttctcagggaaCGTCATATCTGCAATCGGTATTAAGTCCGAGGTTCTCACTCGAACAAGTCTACCTAACCAGCCCCGGTCTCGATCCTCATCGATACTCGAGAACAAGGACTTGGTGGCTCGGCGTGCAAGCTTAATTAATCCTCCTCGGTAAAGTCGAGGGCTGTACAGGCGCAtgagatggtcgatggtgaatGGACATCCCTCGACCTTACTCACAAAGAATCGAAGCAGAATAATGATCCTCCAAAATGAAGAATGTATCTGCCCGAGCGTCACATCATACCTTTTGCAAAATGCTATGATAATCGGGTCTAGAGgatccaacgtgaaagggtaagtgtaaatacttaagaAACCATCCACGTATGTGGTAATTGATTCTTCAGGGGTAGGAACCACTACGTGTTTGCCTACCCAGTTGCAATCCTCTTTAACTTTATCGAGGATGCTGTCCGAAATCGTACACATATACCTCGAGACCGGTTCACATCGACCCGGTACCATGGGCGTATTCTCAACCTTGAAGTCAGCCACAGTAGGGTACCTAGTAGGAATATATGATCTCAGAGGAGGTTCCTCAATAACAATATTAGAAGTGTTTTCGGAAGGTCTTGAAGAAGAAGgtgtttctttttggggaacaaactttgaagtttttgccatttttacgAAGGAAAGATATTGTTGATAAGGGGAAACTTTGAGAAAACTAGAAGATGAAGTCATTAGAACGCAAGAAGTATTTGAGCGTAAAAGTTCTAACAAATGGATTAAAGGGTATTTATAGGTTCCTCAAGCGGTGGTTCATCTCTGGAGGTAGCCGACCGTCAACTGACATACATTTAATGCCTCGAAGACCGGACTGACGGGACGTTTCCACTATTCTTATCACCTACGCCATGTACCCGTCAtcatgatttatcgaagtaaGGACCAAGGGTTCATATCGTTTTTAATCacttactctccaaaaaatgaggggactatctgtatacgggtagaaCCGAGCTCAATGCTCGATCGAGGCATCTGAAACAATATGTCAAGGCTCGACACCTACATAAGAGATCAAATGTACCGATATAATTGAGCTCGATATCGAGGGTCAAAGTTCGAACAAGATcatcagatttgccctcgagCTTATTGGGGGCACGACCGACCCCGCTTCTAACGGCCTCAAAGAAGAGCTTTACCCACTCACACAACAAGTATCCATGATTCTCGCCATTGACCAATCATTATTACAGAAATTACAGAATTAAGTCAAAAGGGGAGCCAACGGTCTACATAATTTCTTATAAAATTATATCTTAAAGGTTTCATCTCCTTGTATATATAGAAGGAATGGAGTAATTCATAGGACATTGTAACATACTTAAAAGAACAACATACTATCTTTTTTCAACTTTATTCATATTATTTTGGTTGCAATAATATTCTGGCATTATCTCTCCTAAATTGAAAGGAGGCTAATCCTACGAGGCTTAAGTTATTCAATCTGTATGGTTTGTATTCATTTTTCTATTTCCATATtaaatgtaatatctcattttgtatcaaattagatcacatatccttgaaaccacgtataaattcaattgttatccgatctTTGAGGTAAACaaaaatatttgacattttagaaAAATAAGGAGCACGTGTGCGTATTAATCACATTCATTTTCTTcaacatttatatatttattggTGGAGTTTTTTCCAAAAACCCGCGTAAGATAACTCATTTAGGATATCGAAAGAAAAaattgcaattagctgatagatAAACAAAACATTGAGTACTTGTAAACAAGTACATTTTGCAAATAAAGCTAACATCCCAATCCCAAACATTAATTTCTCATCATTAATTCTACTACTATTATAACTGCAGAATTTAGCTGCATAACAAGGTCTTTCACATGACTCATCACAACCAAACACTAAcacagccaaaaaaaaaaaaaaaaccccctctcacatataattatataaaagTAATACTTAGTAACTTACTATCTAAGGGCATGCTCATTCATGTTATTTATGTAACATTTTTCTTTAACAGTAAGCAACACATTTCTTCTTGCAATCCATTGTACAGCCACCAGATCCACCACCATAACCATACCCTTTTCCCTTACTGCTGTATGATTTGAAACATTTTGCTGGACACCTAAGTTTTTTCCCTAAACATGGACCTTTATCCTTACACACAACAGTTGGTCTTATAATTCCACCTTTTGCATATCCACCTTTTGGGCCTCCAATTCCACCTCCATATCCTCCTCCACCAAATCCAGGTATATTAAACCCACCTCCAGGCCCAAAAATCCCCCCAAACGGCCCACCATCGTTATCGTTTCCATTCCTGGCTCCGCCTCTAAC containing:
- the LOC104096840 gene encoding cold and drought-regulated protein CORA-like; this translates as MKTKNSITIFTLLAFLLITATFSFATRHTPENVEKTKKTVRGGARNGNDNDGGPFGGIFGPGGGFNIPGFGGGGYGGGIGGPKGGYAKGGIIRPTVVCKDKGPCLGKKLRCPAKCFKSYSSKGKGYGYGGGSGGCTMDCKKKCVAYC